Proteins encoded together in one Streptomyces umbrinus window:
- a CDS encoding AfsR/SARP family transcriptional regulator, with protein sequence MEIAVLGPLNARVGPASVVPSAPKPRQVLALLALNRGNPVGVSALVDELWGDRPPRSAEATLHTYVKQLRRMIGSALGPDHVLGPKDVLRRVPVGYRLDVPPDAMDVSRFERLASAGRAALEAGADAEGSELLVGALRLWRGPALADVSPGPVLRAEVLRLEELRLTALEERFGAELRLGRHRALLGELTALASRYPLHESLHAQLMIALHRSGRSWQSLELFRGLRRVLSDELGLEPSVRVRQLHEAILRGDTSLDAVRDHSDGGWSGAAQGHPDRASGWRGAATGTHVVTP encoded by the coding sequence ATCGAGATCGCCGTGCTCGGACCGCTGAACGCACGGGTGGGGCCGGCGTCAGTGGTACCGAGCGCACCGAAGCCACGGCAGGTCCTGGCTCTGCTGGCCCTCAACCGCGGGAATCCGGTGGGGGTTTCGGCCCTGGTCGACGAGTTGTGGGGAGACCGCCCGCCCCGCTCGGCCGAGGCCACGCTGCACACGTACGTGAAGCAGCTGCGCAGAATGATCGGCTCGGCGCTCGGTCCCGATCACGTACTCGGCCCGAAGGACGTGCTGCGCCGCGTTCCCGTCGGCTACCGCCTGGACGTCCCTCCGGACGCCATGGACGTCTCCCGTTTCGAACGGCTCGCCTCTGCAGGACGTGCCGCACTGGAGGCGGGCGCCGACGCCGAGGGTTCGGAGCTCCTGGTGGGGGCGCTGCGGCTGTGGCGGGGGCCCGCACTGGCCGATGTCTCGCCAGGACCCGTACTGCGTGCGGAGGTTCTGCGTCTGGAGGAGCTACGGCTGACCGCCCTGGAGGAGCGCTTCGGCGCGGAGCTCCGGCTGGGCCGCCACCGAGCGCTCCTCGGTGAACTCACCGCCCTGGCCTCCCGCTACCCCCTGCACGAGAGCCTCCACGCGCAGCTGATGATCGCCCTCCACCGCAGTGGACGCTCCTGGCAGTCGCTGGAGCTGTTCCGGGGACTGCGCCGCGTCCTGTCGGACGAGCTGGGACTCGAACCATCCGTACGCGTACGGCAGTTGCACGAGGCGATCCTGCGGGGCGACACGTCCCTGGACGCCGTCCGCGACCACTCTGATGGGGGGTGGAGCGGCGCCGCGCAGGGGCACCCCGACCGGGCATCGGGGTGGCGCGGCGCCGCTACGGGGACCCACGTGGTGACGCCATGA
- a CDS encoding MFS transporter, whose amino-acid sequence MPGAERPPVGNGFGGGGRVLYAACALSQFLVAGGVFVVVTTGPALREANGLRASWLPWAVLVYVLALGLLVLPLRLLIRRTRALPVLILGLWLFVQSSVALTLVSGAPAFLAFRAVQGAGAAALTATALTLTLDLDGQRPDRLLLAWSAVVVAGLGTGLAAGTVVGAEWRWALWANVPLTAAAGIPLVRLLRSTRRRNKAVGGRADAGDGLGDGGGVGVGRGDGDGVGDGAQDAAA is encoded by the coding sequence ATGCCGGGCGCTGAGCGGCCGCCGGTCGGGAACGGTTTTGGTGGCGGGGGCCGGGTCCTGTACGCGGCCTGCGCGCTGAGCCAGTTCCTCGTCGCCGGCGGGGTCTTCGTGGTGGTCACGACGGGCCCGGCACTGCGCGAGGCGAACGGGCTGCGCGCGAGCTGGCTGCCGTGGGCGGTCCTCGTGTACGTCCTCGCGCTGGGCCTGCTGGTACTGCCACTGCGCCTGCTGATCCGGCGCACCCGGGCGCTTCCGGTGCTGATCCTCGGGCTGTGGCTCTTCGTCCAGTCGTCGGTGGCGTTGACGCTGGTGTCCGGCGCGCCGGCGTTCCTCGCCTTCCGGGCGGTCCAGGGGGCGGGCGCGGCGGCGCTCACGGCCACCGCCCTCACGCTCACCCTCGATCTCGACGGGCAGCGCCCGGATCGGCTCCTCCTGGCGTGGAGCGCCGTGGTCGTCGCCGGTCTCGGTACGGGCCTCGCGGCGGGTACGGTCGTCGGTGCCGAGTGGAGGTGGGCGCTGTGGGCGAACGTGCCGCTGACGGCGGCCGCCGGTATCCCGCTGGTGCGGCTGTTGCGGTCGACTCGGCGGCGGAACAAGGCAGTTGGCGGGCGGGCAGACGCTGGTGACGGTCTGGGCGATGGTGGCGGTGTAGGTGTCGGCCGGGGAGACGGCGACGGTGTGGGCGACGGTGCTCAGGACGCCGCCGCGTGA
- a CDS encoding response regulator transcription factor, giving the protein MIRILLAEDVSMVRGALVALLNLEPDLEVVAEVDRGDTILSAALAVRPDVAVIDYDLPHTDGITAAGQLHERLPGCRTVIITSLGKPGTLRRALAQQVAGFVLKDSPASYLAEVVRKAAAGERVIDQQLALSAFSDGESPLTGRETEILRLASQGADATEIAEALHLSVGTVRNYLTSVVTKLNARNRVDAVRIAAESGWLM; this is encoded by the coding sequence TTGATACGGATTCTGCTGGCCGAGGACGTCTCGATGGTGCGCGGTGCGTTGGTGGCACTGCTCAATCTCGAACCCGACCTGGAGGTCGTGGCCGAGGTGGACCGGGGCGACACGATCCTCTCGGCGGCACTTGCCGTACGGCCGGATGTGGCTGTCATCGACTACGACCTTCCGCACACGGACGGGATCACCGCGGCGGGGCAGTTGCACGAGCGGCTGCCCGGTTGCCGCACGGTGATCATCACCAGCCTCGGCAAGCCGGGGACGCTGCGGCGGGCGCTGGCCCAGCAGGTGGCCGGGTTCGTCCTCAAGGACTCACCGGCCTCCTATCTCGCCGAGGTGGTCCGCAAGGCGGCGGCCGGTGAGCGTGTCATCGACCAGCAGCTCGCGCTCTCCGCGTTCTCGGACGGCGAGTCGCCTCTCACAGGGCGCGAGACGGAGATCCTCCGGCTCGCGTCGCAGGGCGCGGACGCGACGGAGATCGCCGAGGCGCTCCATCTCTCCGTGGGCACGGTGCGGAACTATCTGACCTCGGTCGTGACCAAGCTCAACGCCCGCAATCGCGTGGATGCGGTTCGGATTGCTGCGGAGTCCGGGTGGCTGATGTGA
- a CDS encoding MMPL family transporter, which yields MTPQTSPASQTSPSSPTSSSPQSAAGPRGRVARAVTTRPRLLLLLILLLTAGAVVVGGGVAEHMSSGGSQIPGSESSYATAELERRWPASQPNLLLLVSPRDGSRDVDDPAVASAARDLARQLADEKTVLGVVSYWQTEDAALRARDGGEALITARVKGDEDAVDDALEALEPRYRGARGAVDVRLGGPAAVRHASQEVIADDLVRAEVIALPVTLVLLVVVFGSAVAAALPLLVGIVSVLGTNAVLRVITEFTDVSVYAQNLTTALGLGLAIDYALFLVRRHREELAAGRDPRDAVAVTLRTAGRTVLYSALTVAVCLASMLVFEQYFLRSLAYAGIAVVLISAAASLVALPAALVLLGHRVNALRLPVGRRGGNPGAGWARLARLVMRRAPLFAVGTVAVLLALGLPFKDVRFGTADDRQLPSSTEARSVQQQLRDEFPGSPGSALAVLVEGKPGAKALAQFSGEVSRLPYVVQVAGPAGRFVDGKRVDDAPPAVGHVSVLHSAESASPQSVSLVKKIRAVPASFETSVTGPAAVLADTQHGTAERLPWALAVIAVTTLVLVFLLTGSVLLPLLTVLVNGLSLTAMFGAVVWVFQDGHLSGALGFTPTGDIETALPVLMFCVAFGLSMDYGVFLVSRIKEEYEIGGDHREAVVLGIRRTGGLITAAALILAVVMVAIGTSRVTNIKMLGLGVGLAVLMDAMVVRALLVPAVLRLTGRATWWAPAPLRRLQRRAGLEEEARTTYPDIPTRTERPVSGRT from the coding sequence ATGACACCGCAGACATCGCCGGCTTCGCAGACATCGCCGAGTTCGCCGACCTCTTCGTCACCACAGTCCGCAGCCGGGCCGCGGGGCCGGGTCGCCCGCGCGGTGACCACCCGGCCGCGTCTGCTGCTCCTCCTGATACTGCTGCTCACCGCGGGCGCGGTGGTGGTCGGCGGTGGGGTCGCCGAGCACATGAGCAGCGGCGGCTCGCAGATCCCGGGTTCCGAATCCTCGTACGCGACCGCCGAGTTGGAGCGCCGCTGGCCCGCCTCGCAGCCCAATCTGCTGCTGCTCGTGTCCCCGCGCGACGGGTCACGGGACGTCGACGACCCGGCCGTCGCCTCCGCGGCGCGCGACCTCGCCCGCCAACTCGCGGACGAGAAAACCGTGTTGGGCGTGGTCTCGTACTGGCAGACCGAGGACGCCGCGCTGCGCGCCCGGGACGGCGGCGAGGCGCTGATCACCGCCCGTGTCAAGGGGGACGAGGACGCGGTCGACGACGCGCTGGAGGCTCTGGAGCCACGCTACCGGGGCGCCCGGGGCGCGGTCGATGTCCGGCTCGGCGGCCCGGCGGCGGTGCGGCACGCCTCCCAGGAGGTGATCGCCGACGACCTCGTACGGGCCGAAGTCATCGCACTGCCGGTCACGTTGGTGCTGCTCGTCGTGGTGTTCGGCAGCGCGGTCGCGGCCGCGCTGCCCCTCCTGGTGGGGATCGTGTCGGTGCTCGGCACGAACGCCGTACTGCGGGTGATCACCGAGTTCACGGATGTCTCGGTGTACGCGCAGAACCTGACGACGGCCCTCGGTCTCGGACTCGCCATCGACTACGCGCTGTTCCTGGTACGACGTCATCGCGAGGAGCTGGCGGCCGGCCGCGATCCACGGGACGCGGTGGCCGTGACACTGCGGACCGCCGGACGCACGGTGCTGTACTCGGCGCTGACCGTCGCGGTCTGCCTCGCCTCGATGCTGGTCTTCGAGCAGTACTTCCTGCGCTCGCTCGCGTACGCCGGAATCGCGGTCGTCCTCATCTCCGCCGCGGCCTCGCTCGTCGCGCTGCCCGCGGCCCTCGTGCTGCTCGGACACCGGGTCAACGCCCTGCGGCTGCCGGTCGGCAGGCGCGGCGGGAATCCGGGAGCGGGCTGGGCGCGTCTCGCCCGTCTGGTGATGCGACGTGCCCCACTGTTCGCGGTCGGCACGGTGGCCGTGCTGCTCGCGCTCGGACTGCCGTTCAAGGACGTGCGGTTCGGCACGGCCGACGACCGTCAACTCCCGTCGAGCACCGAAGCCCGGTCCGTACAGCAGCAGTTGAGGGACGAGTTCCCCGGCAGCCCGGGCAGCGCACTGGCCGTACTCGTCGAGGGCAAGCCGGGTGCCAAGGCGCTCGCGCAGTTCAGCGGCGAGGTGTCACGACTGCCGTATGTCGTCCAAGTCGCGGGACCCGCAGGGCGATTCGTGGACGGGAAGCGTGTGGACGACGCGCCTCCGGCCGTCGGACACGTCTCCGTACTGCACTCGGCGGAAAGCGCTTCACCGCAGAGTGTGAGTCTCGTAAAGAAGATCCGTGCCGTTCCGGCCTCCTTCGAGACCTCGGTGACCGGACCGGCCGCCGTGCTCGCCGACACCCAGCACGGGACGGCCGAGCGGCTGCCGTGGGCGCTCGCCGTCATCGCCGTCACGACACTGGTCCTGGTCTTCCTGCTCACCGGAAGCGTGCTGCTGCCACTGCTCACCGTCCTCGTCAACGGGCTCAGTCTGACCGCGATGTTCGGAGCCGTGGTCTGGGTCTTCCAGGACGGCCACCTGTCCGGCGCGCTCGGCTTCACACCCACGGGGGACATCGAGACGGCGCTGCCCGTGCTGATGTTCTGCGTGGCGTTCGGACTGTCCATGGACTACGGGGTCTTCCTGGTCTCACGCATCAAGGAGGAGTACGAGATCGGCGGCGACCACCGTGAGGCGGTGGTCCTCGGCATCCGGCGCACCGGCGGGCTCATCACGGCGGCGGCGCTGATCCTGGCCGTGGTGATGGTGGCGATCGGCACCTCTCGAGTGACCAACATCAAGATGCTGGGCCTGGGCGTGGGGCTGGCCGTACTGATGGACGCGATGGTCGTACGGGCCCTGCTGGTGCCCGCCGTGCTCCGGCTCACCGGGCGGGCCACCTGGTGGGCCCCGGCACCCCTGCGGCGGCTGCAGCGGCGGGCGGGGCTCGAGGAGGAGGCGCGTACGACGTATCCGGACATCCCCACGCGCACCGAGCGCCCCGTGAGTGGCCGGACCTGA
- a CDS encoding thioesterase II family protein: MTTTEYLARAPQPHAPVRLLCFPFAGGGASAYGRWQRELDARGASVDVLPVRLPGREGRSGEPRFTELASLVAELDEELDEVLASPHLLYGHSMGSLIAYALIRRRQERGAPLPCAALLAAYRAPHLPPPRLDSDAGTGAGSGSDADSDLARALVALGGLPEALLGHPEWLRALLPVVRDDLALCASAGPTGGPVRVPLHLFAGADDPLVRLPEVTAWRRYAARGSEVRILPGGHFFLRTHEGWLLDEVAPLVRRHGGRRAVHAAAS, translated from the coding sequence ATGACGACGACGGAGTACTTGGCACGGGCACCCCAACCTCACGCGCCGGTCCGGCTGTTGTGCTTCCCCTTCGCGGGAGGCGGGGCCTCGGCGTACGGCCGCTGGCAGCGCGAGCTCGACGCGCGGGGCGCCTCGGTGGACGTCCTGCCGGTACGGCTGCCGGGCCGCGAGGGGCGGTCCGGCGAGCCCCGATTCACCGAACTCGCCTCCCTGGTGGCGGAGTTGGATGAGGAACTCGACGAGGTACTGGCCTCACCGCATCTGCTGTACGGGCACAGCATGGGCTCCCTCATCGCGTACGCCTTGATCCGGCGGCGTCAGGAGCGGGGCGCGCCCCTTCCGTGCGCGGCCCTGCTCGCCGCGTACCGCGCCCCGCATCTGCCGCCGCCGCGCCTCGACTCCGACGCCGGTACTGGTGCCGGCTCCGGCTCCGATGCCGACTCCGACCTGGCCCGCGCGCTCGTCGCACTCGGCGGCCTGCCCGAGGCCCTGCTCGGGCACCCGGAGTGGCTGCGGGCGCTGCTGCCCGTGGTGCGGGACGACCTGGCACTGTGCGCGAGCGCGGGCCCGACCGGCGGGCCCGTACGTGTACCGCTCCATCTGTTCGCCGGGGCCGACGACCCCCTCGTACGGCTGCCCGAGGTGACCGCCTGGCGCCGGTACGCCGCGCGCGGCTCCGAGGTGCGGATCCTGCCGGGCGGCCACTTCTTCCTGCGGACGCACGAGGGGTGGCTGCTGGACGAGGTGGCGCCCCTGGTCCGCCGCCATGGCGGCCGGCGGGCGGTTCACGCGGCGGCGTCCTGA
- a CDS encoding sensor histidine kinase: MSGAAEQLTSTWVGEFDGRTAGVPVTRHAFRTAFAITAGFVPLGAAAIATTHPGRGAAAAAVGALLGTYVLHLVTGRVRERWRALTIAAQGLLGFLPALTPVAVWPGTAGYFAGALLVNFGGPCGRWLAALAVAATCAAGRAEGADWADGLYAGAVTGGTALVLLGAARFVDLVTAAHHERETLAWRAVEQERRRYARDLHDLLGYSLSAITLKGDLALRLVLLQPERTREELDGILGVAREALADVRAVARGYRELSLAVEAESARSLLAAAGIRAGLDVRCGCDGPVGTVLATVLREGVTNLIRHSKATECRIEIRDVEGEFVRLTLSNDGVRADAGALRGCGARRGGLDNLAERMEAVGGRLTAGTDERGWYSVVAEAPCGGV; encoded by the coding sequence ATGTCCGGTGCGGCTGAGCAGCTGACCAGCACATGGGTGGGGGAGTTCGACGGCAGGACCGCCGGTGTGCCGGTCACTCGGCATGCGTTCAGGACCGCGTTCGCGATCACGGCGGGATTCGTTCCGCTGGGCGCGGCCGCGATCGCCACGACACACCCCGGGCGGGGCGCGGCGGCGGCAGCCGTGGGTGCCCTGCTGGGGACGTACGTCCTGCATCTGGTGACGGGCCGGGTGCGGGAGCGCTGGCGTGCCCTGACGATCGCGGCACAGGGCTTACTGGGCTTCCTGCCCGCCCTGACTCCCGTGGCCGTCTGGCCCGGCACGGCGGGGTACTTCGCCGGCGCGCTCCTGGTCAACTTCGGCGGTCCCTGCGGCCGTTGGCTCGCCGCGCTCGCGGTCGCCGCGACCTGCGCCGCGGGGCGCGCGGAGGGCGCGGACTGGGCGGACGGGCTGTACGCGGGGGCCGTCACCGGGGGCACTGCACTCGTCCTCCTCGGCGCGGCCCGGTTCGTGGATCTCGTGACCGCTGCCCACCACGAGCGCGAGACACTCGCCTGGCGGGCCGTCGAGCAGGAGCGCCGGCGGTATGCGCGCGATCTGCACGACCTGCTCGGCTACAGCCTCTCCGCCATCACCCTCAAGGGTGATCTCGCGCTGCGGCTGGTGTTGCTGCAGCCCGAACGCACCCGTGAGGAGCTCGACGGGATACTCGGCGTCGCCCGCGAGGCGCTCGCCGACGTACGCGCCGTCGCGCGCGGCTACCGGGAGCTGTCCCTGGCCGTCGAGGCCGAGTCCGCGCGCTCGTTGCTCGCCGCGGCGGGAATCCGGGCCGGCCTCGATGTGCGCTGCGGGTGTGACGGGCCTGTCGGGACCGTCCTCGCGACCGTGCTGCGTGAAGGGGTCACCAACCTCATCCGGCACAGCAAGGCGACGGAGTGCCGGATCGAGATCCGGGACGTCGAGGGGGAGTTCGTGCGACTCACTCTGTCCAATGACGGGGTGCGGGCCGATGCGGGGGCGCTTCGCGGGTGCGGGGCTCGTCGAGGCGGGCTCGACAATCTGGCGGAGCGGATGGAGGCCGTTGGGGGGCGGTTGACCGCCGGTACGGATGAGAGGGGCTGGTATTCGGTGGTCGCGGAGGCGCCTTGCGGTGGGGTGTGA
- the atzF gene encoding allophanate hydrolase: MSTLTRVRRAYARIEATARPEVWIDLRPQAEVEEEARAIDTRLAAGEHLPLAGKLFAAKGNIDVAGLPTTAACPAYAYHPEADAPVVARLRAAGAIPLGTTNLDQFATGLVGIRSPHGPVRNAIAPERISGGSSSGSAVAVALGIVDLALGTDTAGSGRIPAAFNGIVGLKPTRGLVPTDGVVPACATLDCVTVFARTLQEAEQALAYMASPPARDLPALPQRTPGPWRIAVPPREQLGELDEGWAEAYEEAAAQLRAAGAELRPLDLAPFTEAAAMLYEGAFVAERYTAVGSFVDKLLSEGGAGLDPTVAGIITRARDIPAHQLFADQERLAALRTRALAELGDADALLLPTAPGHPTLAEVAADPLGSNARLGRFTNSTNLFDLAAVAVPAGEVAGLPFGMMLIGPAFTDERLARIARTLEAPTTRIAVVGAHLSDQPLNGQLLSLGARLERTTRTAPVYRLHALSTEPPKPGLVHVGEVGAAIEAEVWRVPAEGLGRLLAALPRPMALGRVELADGDEAPGFLCEPGALDGARDITAYGGWRAYLNSPDE; the protein is encoded by the coding sequence ATGTCGACGCTCACCAGAGTTCGCAGGGCCTACGCCCGCATCGAGGCCACAGCCCGCCCCGAGGTCTGGATCGACCTACGCCCCCAGGCAGAGGTGGAAGAGGAAGCCCGGGCCATCGACACCCGCCTCGCCGCAGGCGAACACCTCCCCCTCGCGGGCAAGCTCTTCGCCGCGAAGGGCAACATCGACGTGGCAGGCCTCCCCACCACCGCAGCCTGCCCGGCCTACGCCTACCACCCCGAGGCGGACGCCCCGGTGGTCGCCCGCCTCCGCGCGGCAGGCGCGATCCCCCTGGGCACCACCAACCTGGACCAGTTCGCCACAGGCCTGGTCGGCATCCGCTCCCCCCACGGCCCCGTCCGCAACGCCATCGCCCCCGAAAGAATCAGCGGCGGCTCCAGCTCAGGAAGCGCGGTAGCGGTGGCCCTCGGCATCGTGGACCTCGCCCTGGGAACGGACACCGCGGGCAGCGGCCGCATCCCCGCGGCCTTCAACGGCATCGTCGGCCTCAAGCCGACCCGAGGCCTCGTCCCCACGGACGGCGTGGTCCCGGCCTGCGCCACCCTCGACTGCGTGACGGTCTTCGCCCGCACCCTCCAGGAGGCGGAACAGGCCCTCGCGTACATGGCCTCCCCACCCGCCCGCGACCTCCCCGCACTCCCCCAGCGCACCCCGGGCCCATGGCGCATCGCCGTCCCGCCCCGCGAGCAGCTCGGCGAGCTGGACGAGGGCTGGGCGGAGGCGTACGAGGAAGCCGCCGCCCAACTCCGCGCGGCGGGAGCCGAGTTGCGTCCCCTCGACCTCGCCCCCTTCACCGAGGCCGCCGCGATGCTCTACGAGGGCGCCTTCGTGGCCGAGCGCTACACCGCCGTGGGCAGCTTTGTCGACAAGTTGCTCTCCGAGGGCGGCGCGGGCCTCGACCCGACGGTCGCCGGCATCATCACCCGCGCCCGCGACATCCCGGCCCACCAGCTCTTCGCAGACCAGGAACGTCTGGCGGCCCTGCGCACCCGCGCGCTGGCGGAACTCGGCGACGCCGACGCCCTGCTCCTCCCGACGGCCCCCGGCCACCCCACGCTTGCCGAGGTCGCCGCCGACCCGCTCGGCTCCAACGCCAGGCTCGGCCGCTTCACCAACTCCACGAACCTCTTCGACCTGGCGGCCGTGGCCGTCCCGGCGGGCGAGGTGGCGGGCCTCCCGTTCGGCATGATGCTGATCGGCCCGGCCTTCACCGACGAACGCCTCGCCCGGATCGCCCGGACCCTGGAGGCACCGACCACCCGGATCGCCGTGGTCGGCGCCCACCTGTCGGACCAGCCGCTCAACGGCCAGCTCCTCTCCCTGGGCGCCCGGTTGGAACGTACGACCAGGACCGCGCCCGTCTACCGGCTGCACGCCCTGTCGACCGAACCGCCCAAGCCCGGTCTCGTCCACGTGGGCGAGGTCGGCGCCGCGATCGAGGCCGAGGTGTGGCGGGTGCCCGCCGAGGGACTCGGCCGCCTGCTCGCCGCACTGCCCCGGCCGATGGCCCTGGGCCGGGTCGAACTGGCCGACGGCGACGAGGCACCCGGCTTCCTGTGCGAGCCTGGCGCGCTCGACGGCGCGCGGGACATCACGGCGTACGGAGGATGGCGTGCGTATCTGAACTCCCCCGACGAGTGA
- a CDS encoding FAD-dependent oxidoreductase yields MDVPTQVCVVGGGPAGLTLAVELARRSVPVVVVEASRHFNRSFRGESVSPDSVWLLDRLGLLDRLDGEYVQMHHMRIQDSGHTVLAADFERFRYPHPFPVELPQPALLSALAETGAAHPGFTLLQGATATGLLRDDDGTVTGVQVRTAEGEREIRATLTVAADGRFSKVREMSGLAHRTMPLERDVIWLKLPFPYGDWDDRTYRVRIRGDQHGLFIPTRPDSVRVGFNIPKGGLKEMRGQGLPRLYERLDALAPELSGAVREQVRSWSDTSMLDIFTTVVPRWSAPGIVLVGDAAHTLTPILGQGVNHAIIDAVTLAPLVADALDSGPQALNAATDTFQRTREASVARSRALQLRQERLFTLHGRVGGAWRRTLYRGVNRSELLTRRVLAGAYFQLQEPGERVAKVHDAGR; encoded by the coding sequence ATGGACGTACCGACGCAGGTGTGCGTGGTGGGCGGTGGGCCCGCCGGGCTGACGCTCGCCGTGGAACTCGCCCGGCGTTCCGTGCCTGTGGTGGTGGTGGAGGCGAGCCGGCACTTCAACCGGTCCTTCCGCGGCGAGTCCGTCTCGCCCGACTCCGTCTGGCTGCTCGACCGCCTCGGCCTGCTCGATCGGCTCGACGGCGAGTACGTCCAGATGCACCACATGCGGATCCAGGACTCCGGGCACACCGTGTTAGCCGCGGACTTCGAGCGCTTCCGCTATCCGCATCCCTTCCCCGTCGAACTCCCGCAGCCCGCCCTGCTGTCCGCGCTCGCCGAGACCGGCGCAGCCCACCCCGGCTTCACGCTCCTCCAGGGCGCGACCGCCACCGGACTGCTGCGCGACGACGACGGCACCGTCACGGGGGTCCAGGTGCGCACCGCCGAGGGCGAGCGGGAGATCCGGGCGACGCTGACCGTCGCGGCGGACGGACGGTTCAGCAAGGTGCGCGAGATGTCCGGCCTCGCGCACCGGACGATGCCGCTGGAGCGGGACGTCATCTGGCTCAAGTTGCCGTTTCCGTACGGAGATTGGGACGACCGTACGTATCGCGTCCGCATCCGGGGAGACCAGCACGGGCTGTTCATCCCGACCCGGCCCGACAGCGTCCGGGTCGGCTTCAACATTCCCAAGGGGGGCCTCAAGGAGATGCGGGGGCAGGGGCTGCCACGCCTGTACGAACGGCTCGACGCGCTCGCCCCCGAACTGTCCGGCGCGGTGCGCGAGCAGGTGCGGTCCTGGTCGGACACATCCATGCTGGACATCTTCACCACGGTCGTGCCGCGCTGGTCCGCGCCCGGCATCGTCCTCGTCGGAGACGCCGCCCACACGCTGACCCCGATCCTCGGGCAGGGCGTCAACCACGCCATCATCGACGCGGTCACACTGGCGCCCCTGGTGGCGGACGCCCTGGACAGCGGGCCACAGGCGCTGAATGCCGCGACCGACACCTTCCAGCGCACCCGCGAGGCGTCCGTGGCCCGCTCCCGGGCCCTCCAGCTCCGCCAGGAACGCCTCTTCACGCTGCACGGCCGCGTCGGCGGCGCCTGGCGGCGCACGCTCTACCGGGGCGTGAACCGCAGCGAGTTGCTCACCCGCCGGGTGCTGGCCGGGGCGTACTTCCAGCTCCAGGAGCCGGGGGAGCGGGTCGCGAAGGTGCACGATGCCGGGCGCTGA